Proteins from one Hydrogenivirga caldilitoris genomic window:
- a CDS encoding aspartate carbamoyltransferase catalytic subunit, with translation MKSLISVRDIGKKEVEKILKKASSFKEGKEERLEGDIVLLFLEPSTRTRISFEKACRTLGLETYTVLGESSSLAKGESFFDTLKTFEALGFRGVIFRVPFILFPYEDTANALKLSLINAGDSTHQHPTQGLTDLFTLREAYGSLKGLKVLYVGDITHSRVFRSGAALFGLFGAEVSVSGPKTMIPRDIHVFGVKEVFDNVDEGIEWADVVIWLRLQKERQKENLIPSERSYFEQFGLTKERHKKLKGFFMHPGPVNRDIDIDSSLLYSEKSLIQEQVRNGLFIRMAVISWCFTDK, from the coding sequence ATGAAGAGCCTCATATCTGTCAGGGATATCGGCAAAAAGGAAGTTGAAAAGATACTGAAGAAAGCTTCCTCTTTTAAAGAGGGTAAGGAAGAGAGACTTGAGGGGGATATCGTTCTCCTGTTCCTTGAACCTTCAACCAGAACCCGCATATCCTTTGAGAAGGCGTGTAGAACCCTTGGTCTGGAAACTTATACAGTCCTGGGGGAGAGTAGCTCCCTTGCGAAGGGGGAAAGCTTCTTTGACACCCTTAAGACCTTTGAAGCCCTTGGGTTCAGGGGTGTGATCTTCAGGGTCCCTTTCATACTGTTCCCCTACGAGGATACAGCGAATGCCCTTAAACTTTCCCTCATAAACGCGGGAGACTCAACCCATCAGCATCCTACGCAGGGGCTTACAGACCTGTTTACACTCCGAGAAGCTTACGGAAGCCTTAAAGGTTTAAAGGTGCTGTATGTGGGTGATATAACCCACAGTAGAGTCTTTAGGTCTGGAGCAGCTCTTTTCGGGCTTTTCGGTGCTGAGGTTTCTGTATCCGGACCCAAGACCATGATTCCAAGGGATATTCACGTGTTTGGTGTTAAAGAGGTTTTTGATAATGTGGACGAAGGTATAGAGTGGGCTGATGTTGTTATATGGCTTAGACTTCAGAAAGAGCGTCAGAAGGAAAACCTGATTCCCTCCGAGAGGAGTTATTTTGAGCAGTTCGGCCTTACAAAGGAAAGGCACAAGAAACTGAAGGGTTTCTTCATGCACCCTGGACCTGTCAACAGGGATATAGATATAGACAGCTCACTGCTCTACTCCGAAAAATCCCTGATACAGGAGCAGGTTAGAAACGGTCTGTTTATCAGAATGGCAGTTATAAGCTGGTGCTTTACAGACAAATAA
- a CDS encoding circularly permuted type 2 ATP-grasp protein translates to MFNRTGKPKKHYQKVANFFSKMSKDEFLELNNHTKISFMYQGVTFTVYSEKEGIERIFPFDLFPRIITQREWEKIERGLVQRITALNLFLHDIYHDKKILKDRVIPYDLVLESPHYNKEMINLEPPGGVYTHVSGIDIIRHKDGEFYVLEDNLRSPSGVSYVLSNRSTMKKVLPNIFFHYEVSSVSDYPQQLLAMLKSVAPEGVDEPTCVVLTPGIYNSAYYEHTFLAHNMGVELVEGRDMFVDNNFVYMKTIYGPQKVDVIYRRVDDSFLDPLVFKPESLLGVPGIMAAYRAGNVTIVNAPGTGVADDKAIYAYVPQMIRYYLKEEPVLNNVPTYICDIEEDFNYVMDNMEKLVIKPVDESGGYGILIGAMATKEEIETYKNKIRRNRRKYIAQPIMTLSTHPTFIEESGKFEPRHIDLRTFLLYGKDFKYPLKGGLTRVALKKGSLIVNSSQGGGSKDTWVME, encoded by the coding sequence GTGTTTAACAGAACAGGCAAGCCAAAAAAACATTACCAGAAGGTAGCCAACTTCTTCTCCAAAATGTCCAAAGATGAGTTCTTAGAACTCAACAATCACACGAAAATTTCCTTTATGTATCAGGGTGTAACTTTCACGGTTTACTCTGAAAAGGAAGGTATAGAGAGAATTTTTCCCTTTGACCTTTTCCCACGGATAATAACTCAAAGAGAATGGGAGAAAATAGAAAGGGGACTTGTTCAAAGGATAACTGCTCTAAACCTGTTCCTGCACGATATATACCATGATAAGAAGATACTTAAAGATAGGGTTATTCCCTACGACCTCGTTCTGGAGTCTCCCCATTACAACAAGGAAATGATAAATCTTGAACCTCCAGGTGGTGTGTACACACACGTATCCGGTATTGACATAATCCGCCACAAAGACGGAGAGTTTTACGTGCTGGAAGATAATCTACGCTCTCCATCGGGGGTGAGTTATGTCCTGTCAAACCGGTCAACGATGAAAAAAGTCCTGCCCAACATATTTTTCCATTATGAGGTGTCTTCTGTGAGCGATTATCCTCAGCAACTTCTTGCGATGCTGAAATCAGTCGCACCTGAAGGAGTTGATGAGCCAACCTGCGTTGTTCTGACTCCGGGTATATATAACTCAGCCTACTATGAGCACACGTTCTTAGCTCACAATATGGGTGTAGAGCTTGTTGAGGGTAGAGACATGTTCGTTGATAACAACTTCGTGTATATGAAAACCATCTACGGACCCCAAAAAGTTGATGTGATATACAGAAGGGTTGATGACAGTTTCTTAGACCCTTTGGTCTTTAAACCTGAATCCCTCCTCGGAGTTCCGGGAATAATGGCCGCTTACAGGGCTGGAAATGTGACTATAGTTAACGCTCCAGGAACTGGAGTTGCTGACGATAAAGCCATATACGCCTATGTGCCTCAAATGATAAGGTACTACCTTAAAGAGGAGCCGGTGCTTAATAACGTTCCGACGTATATCTGTGACATAGAGGAGGATTTCAATTATGTAATGGACAATATGGAGAAGTTAGTTATCAAGCCTGTTGATGAATCAGGAGGTTACGGGATACTTATAGGTGCTATGGCAACAAAAGAAGAGATTGAAACTTACAAAAACAAGATAAGAAGAAACAGAAGAAAGTATATAGCCCAGCCGATAATGACGCTTTCCACCCACCCTACGTTTATTGAAGAATCTGGGAAATTTGAACCAAGACACATAGATTTAAGGACTTTCCTCCTTTATGGAAAGGATTTTAAATATCCTCTTAAGGGTGGTTTAACTAGAGTTGCCCTAAAGAAAGGCAGTCTTATAGTTAACTCATCACAGGGTGGGGGCTCTAAAGATACGTGGGTTATGGAATAA
- a CDS encoding alpha-E domain-containing protein — MLSRIANNLFWLGRYLERVEDTTRFVEVQYYSALDAPFIQKKELTLNSILSILGNSDYYFQKYETLSEDDVLYTAIFDRDNPTSVFYSLSMARENARTTRDILAEHLWESINRFYHYLKNYRFNRFQKNPFDLLDTVIDNCFIINGIIDRIIMKDIGWAFIKLGIDIEKAAQLSRIILAKIQDIENMKNPTEIAERFQWNKLLESTAAEDIKSTLDPKATDKEKVLEILILNPKSPRSISYNLQSIYNLLVLVSLDKEEKAGSVEFEAGKLASRFRYTTVEDIINVGEKEFCLRTLNDIYSLATLIEKRYFVY; from the coding sequence ATGCTCTCAAGGATAGCGAACAACCTCTTTTGGCTCGGTAGATATCTGGAAAGGGTTGAAGACACGACGAGATTTGTAGAGGTTCAATACTACTCGGCTTTAGATGCACCCTTTATACAGAAAAAGGAGCTAACTTTAAACTCAATACTCTCCATTCTTGGTAACTCAGACTACTACTTCCAGAAATACGAGACTTTATCTGAGGATGATGTCCTGTACACGGCGATATTTGATAGGGATAACCCCACTTCAGTTTTTTATTCCCTGAGCATGGCGAGAGAGAACGCCAGGACAACAAGAGATATATTGGCTGAGCATCTATGGGAGTCCATAAACCGTTTCTATCACTATTTAAAAAACTACAGATTTAACAGGTTTCAGAAAAATCCCTTTGACCTGCTTGATACCGTGATAGACAACTGCTTCATTATCAACGGGATAATAGACAGGATCATAATGAAGGATATCGGATGGGCTTTTATAAAGCTTGGAATAGACATAGAGAAAGCTGCCCAGCTGTCAAGAATAATCTTGGCAAAGATACAGGACATTGAAAACATGAAAAATCCTACAGAGATAGCGGAACGTTTCCAGTGGAACAAGCTTCTTGAAAGCACCGCTGCTGAAGATATAAAGAGCACACTTGACCCAAAAGCTACGGACAAGGAAAAAGTTCTTGAAATCCTGATTTTGAATCCCAAATCTCCACGCTCAATTTCCTATAATCTTCAGAGCATTTACAATCTACTCGTTTTAGTTTCTTTGGATAAAGAGGAGAAGGCGGGAAGCGTGGAGTTTGAGGCAGGCAAACTCGCTTCAAGGTTCAGGTACACAACCGTTGAAGATATCATAAACGTGGGAGAAAAGGAGTTTTGCTTAAGAACTCTGAACGATATCTACAGTTTAGCAACCCTGATAGAGAAGAGGTATTTTGTATACTGA
- a CDS encoding transglutaminase-like domain-containing protein has protein sequence MRYKVIYNTDNHYTDVVREAIYDLLVLPTTDESQTLLFYNTENSIKEKPTLYKNTFGFDVFRIRTAKPFETFSFRMEAEVAVKEVNPFDFISLPPEEERAILNSEAFKIDNFLFLKRTRYTHLSDSNKKKIPNLDKSKSVFNFLLELNRYINERIDYCTLSTDVYTTADQVFELGKGVCQDYAHAFISVARENQIPSRYVSGYLNPGEGLIGSLFMHAWVEALIPGVGWKGFDPTNNLLVDENYVKVAHGVDYNDCAPIKGVVKTNGKVETQYLVQVSQEQQ, from the coding sequence ATGAGGTACAAAGTTATATATAACACCGACAACCATTACACGGATGTGGTAAGGGAGGCTATATACGACCTTTTGGTTTTGCCAACAACCGATGAATCTCAAACGCTTCTGTTCTACAACACAGAGAATTCTATCAAAGAGAAACCTACCCTATATAAGAACACCTTTGGGTTTGACGTTTTCAGGATAAGAACCGCCAAGCCCTTTGAGACTTTTTCTTTCAGAATGGAAGCTGAGGTCGCAGTGAAGGAGGTAAACCCCTTTGACTTTATCTCGCTTCCGCCTGAAGAGGAAAGAGCCATTTTAAACTCTGAAGCCTTCAAGATTGATAACTTCCTGTTTTTGAAAAGAACCAGATACACTCACCTGTCGGATTCTAATAAGAAGAAGATACCAAACCTTGATAAATCAAAATCGGTCTTTAACTTCTTGTTAGAACTGAACAGGTATATAAACGAGAGAATAGATTACTGCACCCTATCAACGGACGTTTACACTACTGCCGACCAAGTCTTTGAGCTTGGGAAAGGAGTTTGTCAGGACTACGCTCACGCTTTTATTTCTGTGGCAAGAGAGAACCAGATACCCTCCAGATACGTATCTGGGTATTTAAACCCCGGCGAGGGTCTAATTGGAAGCCTGTTCATGCACGCTTGGGTTGAAGCCCTGATACCGGGAGTGGGCTGGAAGGGTTTTGACCCTACAAACAACCTTCTCGTTGATGAAAACTACGTAAAGGTAGCTCACGGCGTTGATTATAATGATTGTGCACCTATTAAAGGGGTCGTAAAAACAAATGGAAAGGTGGAAACCCAGTATTTAGTGCAGGTTTCCCAGGAGCAGCAATGA
- a CDS encoding M14 family metallopeptidase has translation MIEEVFSLDLRVSEKFYIRRNRYTPGNPGSGKRISIVSGIHGDELEGQMVCYLLNRFLRENEDKILGTIDIYPSINSVGIDSILRNVPPTDIDLNRVFPGSPEGTLPERIAFALVEAVKGSDIAIDIHSSNIFLFEIPQVRISEENAETLVPLAEKLNVDFIWVHGAVTVLKSTFAHTMNELGTKTLVVEMGVGMRLTQEYCYQLFRGIVNLLTQEGFLNYEVNYDVRKPTISTNGEVHFINAEAPGIFIQNSEHGSWVNEGENIGRVVSSLTGEVLQDVVSPAKGFLFTLREYPVVYPGSLLARIYEEKNG, from the coding sequence ATGATAGAAGAGGTATTTTCCCTTGATTTAAGGGTTTCTGAGAAATTCTACATAAGAAGGAACAGGTATACTCCCGGAAATCCGGGAAGTGGAAAGAGGATATCAATAGTATCGGGCATACACGGGGATGAGCTTGAAGGTCAAATGGTGTGTTATCTGCTGAACAGGTTTTTAAGAGAGAATGAAGATAAGATTCTCGGAACTATAGATATCTATCCCTCTATCAATTCCGTCGGAATAGATTCCATATTGAGGAACGTTCCTCCTACAGATATTGACCTAAATAGAGTTTTCCCAGGTTCACCAGAAGGAACCTTACCGGAGAGAATCGCCTTTGCTCTTGTTGAAGCTGTGAAGGGTTCGGACATAGCGATAGACATCCATTCAAGCAACATCTTTCTCTTTGAAATACCCCAAGTTAGGATAAGTGAGGAGAATGCTGAAACCCTCGTTCCCTTGGCTGAGAAGCTGAACGTGGATTTTATATGGGTTCATGGTGCTGTTACGGTTTTAAAATCCACCTTTGCCCATACAATGAATGAGCTCGGCACTAAAACCCTCGTCGTGGAGATGGGTGTAGGTATGAGGCTAACTCAAGAGTACTGTTATCAGCTTTTTAGGGGGATTGTAAACTTGCTCACCCAAGAGGGGTTTTTAAACTATGAGGTTAACTATGATGTGAGGAAACCAACGATCTCAACGAACGGAGAAGTCCACTTCATAAACGCGGAAGCTCCAGGGATATTTATACAGAATTCAGAGCACGGCAGCTGGGTTAATGAAGGAGAGAATATAGGAAGAGTCGTATCCTCTCTAACGGGAGAGGTTCTCCAGGATGTTGTTTCCCCAGCTAAAGGTTTTCTATTTACCCTGAGGGAGTACCCAGTGGTATATCCCGGCTCCCTCCTTGCCAGGATTTACGAGGAAAAAAATGGGTAA